Proteins co-encoded in one Erwinia sp. genomic window:
- the rfaH gene encoding Transcription antitermination protein RfaH (ID:JIFNMEKO_02824;~source:Prodigal:2.6), which produces MESWYLLYCRRGQLSRAQEHLTLQHVPYFCPVTSTEKRVKGKICQVAEPLFPNYLFIRFHPEVIHTTTISATRGVSHFVRFGHQLAIVPDQVIAALQNQIHSPTRSCLSDIPAPGDNVLITDGELAGIQAILKEQDGETRSILLLKLLNKEVIRSMDNSCFQKC; this is translated from the coding sequence ATGGAATCCTGGTATTTACTCTACTGCCGAAGAGGACAACTATCACGCGCGCAGGAACATCTCACACTGCAGCATGTGCCCTATTTCTGTCCGGTAACTTCAACTGAAAAACGGGTAAAAGGAAAGATTTGTCAGGTTGCAGAGCCGCTGTTCCCCAATTATCTTTTTATCCGTTTCCATCCGGAGGTAATCCATACCACCACCATCAGCGCAACCCGGGGTGTAAGCCATTTTGTACGGTTTGGGCATCAGCTCGCTATTGTTCCTGATCAGGTGATTGCAGCATTGCAAAATCAGATTCACTCGCCGACACGCTCTTGCCTGTCTGACATCCCTGCCCCCGGTGATAACGTCCTGATTACTGATGGGGAATTAGCGGGAATTCAGGCTATCCTGAAAGAACAAGATGGGGAAACACGCTCCATCCTGTTACTGAAATTACTGAATAAAGAAGTGATCCGCAGTATGGATAATTCCTGCTTTCAGAAATGTTAA
- the ubiD gene encoding 3-octaprenyl-4-hydroxybenzoate carboxy-lyase (ID:JIFNMEKO_02823;~source:Prodigal:2.6), producing MKYHDLRDFLSLLEQRGELKRIRHEIDPDLEMTEIADRTLRAGGPALLFENPKGYSMPVLCNLFGTPERVALGMGQEEVSALRDVGHLLAFFKEPEPPKGFRDFFDKMPQWKQVLNLPTKRLRQAPCQQQVMQGDDVDLSKIPVMRCWPEDAAPLITWGLTVTRGPHKVRQNLGIYRQQVIGKNKLIMRWLSHRGGALDFREWCEQHPGERFPVSVALGADPATLLGAVTPVPDSLSEYAFAGLLRGNRSEVVKCLSNDLEVPASAEIVLEGYIEPGELAPEGPYGDHTGYYNEVDSFPVFTITHITQRKDAIYHSTYTGRPPDEPAVLGVALNEVFVPILQKQFPEIVDFYLPPEGCSYRLAVVTMKKQYAGHAKRVMMGVWSFLRQFMYTKFVIVCDDDINARDWNDVIWAITTRMDPVRDTVLIENMPIDYLDFASPVSGLGSKMGLDATNKWSGETQREWGRPIHKDPLVTARIDALWQELDIINTTSVNTNPLEKNHDNAKL from the coding sequence ATGAAATACCACGACTTGCGCGACTTTCTTTCTCTGCTGGAACAACGCGGGGAGTTGAAACGTATCCGACATGAAATCGATCCCGATTTAGAAATGACAGAAATCGCTGACCGTACGTTGCGAGCGGGGGGACCTGCGTTGTTATTTGAAAATCCCAAAGGCTACTCCATGCCGGTATTGTGTAATTTGTTTGGAACACCCGAACGCGTTGCATTAGGTATGGGGCAAGAAGAAGTCAGTGCATTACGTGATGTGGGACATCTACTGGCTTTTTTTAAAGAACCTGAGCCACCGAAGGGATTTCGTGATTTCTTTGATAAGATGCCGCAGTGGAAACAGGTATTAAACTTGCCGACTAAACGGCTGCGTCAGGCTCCCTGTCAACAGCAGGTGATGCAGGGTGATGACGTGGACTTGAGTAAAATCCCCGTAATGCGATGCTGGCCTGAAGACGCGGCACCCTTGATCACCTGGGGGTTGACGGTGACACGTGGGCCCCATAAAGTGCGGCAGAATCTCGGCATCTACCGTCAGCAGGTGATCGGCAAAAATAAGCTGATTATGCGCTGGTTGTCTCATCGTGGTGGAGCCCTGGATTTTCGCGAATGGTGTGAACAACATCCGGGAGAGCGCTTTCCTGTTTCAGTGGCACTGGGGGCTGATCCGGCGACGTTACTTGGTGCTGTGACACCGGTACCAGATTCACTGTCTGAATATGCTTTCGCTGGTTTGCTGCGTGGTAATCGTTCTGAGGTGGTAAAATGCCTTTCGAATGATCTTGAAGTACCAGCCAGTGCAGAAATTGTACTGGAGGGCTATATTGAGCCCGGTGAATTGGCTCCGGAAGGGCCCTATGGTGATCATACAGGCTATTATAACGAAGTGGATAGCTTTCCTGTATTTACGATAACGCACATTACGCAACGTAAAGATGCGATTTACCATTCAACCTATACCGGAAGGCCACCGGACGAACCCGCTGTTTTAGGCGTTGCATTGAATGAGGTCTTCGTACCTATTCTGCAAAAACAGTTCCCCGAAATCGTCGATTTTTATCTGCCACCCGAAGGATGTTCTTATCGTCTGGCAGTAGTCACGATGAAAAAACAGTACGCCGGTCATGCGAAAAGAGTGATGATGGGGGTATGGTCATTTTTACGACAGTTTATGTATACCAAATTTGTCATTGTCTGTGATGATGACATTAATGCCCGTGACTGGAATGATGTGATTTGGGCCATCACCACGCGTATGGATCCGGTGCGGGATACAGTACTGATTGAAAACATGCCGATTGATTACCTCGATTTTGCCTCTCCGGTTTCTGGTCTGGGTTCCAAAATGGGGCTTGATGCGACTAACAAGTGGTCAGGAGAAACACAGCGGGAATGGGGCAGACCCATTCATAAAGATCCCCTGGTAACAGCGCGGATAGATGCCCTGTGGCAGGAACTGGATATTATCAACACGACATCGGTAAATACTAATCCTCTGGAAAAAAATCATGACAACGCTAAGCTGTGA
- the hemG gene encoding Protoporphyrinogen IX dehydrogenase [menaquinone] (ID:JIFNMEKO_02818;~source:Prodigal:2.6), translating to MKALILFSTRDGQTRDIAAYIANIVREKQECDVINILHITSVEWEKYDRVLIGASIRYGHFHPQVARAVKTYLPQLQQRRSGFYSVNLTARKAGKNTPKTNVYTRKFLLDTPWEPECCAVFAGALRYPRYIFFDRVMIQLIMRITGGETDKTKEFEFTDWNQVGRFSHEFIELGCNS from the coding sequence ATGAAAGCATTGATCCTTTTTTCTACCCGCGATGGCCAAACCCGTGATATTGCGGCTTATATCGCCAATATTGTAAGGGAAAAACAAGAGTGTGATGTCATCAATATCTTGCACATCACTTCCGTTGAATGGGAAAAATACGATCGGGTTTTGATAGGAGCTTCGATACGTTACGGGCATTTTCACCCGCAAGTCGCCAGAGCGGTAAAAACTTACTTACCACAGTTACAGCAGCGGCGAAGTGGTTTTTATTCAGTCAATTTGACTGCAAGAAAAGCGGGTAAAAACACCCCTAAAACCAATGTTTATACCCGTAAATTCCTGTTGGATACGCCGTGGGAGCCGGAGTGTTGTGCAGTTTTTGCGGGCGCACTACGCTATCCCCGCTATATTTTTTTCGACAGAGTCATGATTCAGCTGATTATGAGAATCACCGGCGGTGAAACAGATAAAACAAAAGAATTCGAATTTACTGACTGGAATCAGGTTGGTAGATTTTCTCATGAATTCATTGAGTTAGGTTGTAATTCGTGA
- the tatB gene encoding Sec-independent protein translocase protein TatB (ID:JIFNMEKO_02826;~source:Prodigal:2.6): MFDIGFGELLLVFVIGLVVLGPQRLPVAVRTVAGWIRTLRSLAASVQNELAQELKLQELQDNLKKVEEASKNSLSPELKASVEELRQSAEAMKRAYRGENEQEDDNMHTIHREQDAANTPGLSAQTIVTEVAKVTPSPDVARQPVPADNGHAPSTSSAVTAPSTSEQPQGDKH; encoded by the coding sequence GTGTTTGACATTGGGTTTGGTGAGCTGTTACTGGTTTTTGTCATTGGTTTAGTGGTACTCGGACCGCAACGTTTACCGGTGGCGGTCAGAACTGTCGCTGGCTGGATTCGTACACTGCGCTCGCTGGCTGCCTCTGTGCAGAATGAGCTGGCACAGGAGCTGAAATTACAGGAATTGCAGGATAACCTGAAAAAAGTGGAAGAGGCGAGCAAAAACAGTCTGTCCCCTGAGCTAAAGGCATCAGTCGAAGAGTTGCGCCAGTCAGCAGAAGCGATGAAGCGGGCTTATCGGGGTGAGAATGAGCAGGAAGATGATAATATGCATACCATTCATCGTGAGCAGGACGCGGCTAACACACCAGGCCTGAGCGCGCAGACCATAGTGACCGAAGTAGCGAAAGTGACACCATCGCCTGATGTTGCCCGTCAGCCTGTGCCAGCTGATAACGGTCATGCCCCATCAACGTCCTCTGCAGTTACAGCACCCTCTACTTCAGAACAGCCACAAGGTGATAAGCACTAA
- the fre gene encoding NAD(P)H-flavin reductase (ID:JIFNMEKO_02822;~source:Prodigal:2.6) encodes MTTLSCDILSVDAISDTVFRVRMKPESGVSFTAGQYLMVVMDEKDKRPFSIASTPFDDQLIELHIGASDVNVYALAVMERIQRDNRITVDLPHGKAGLRDDSQRPIILIAGGTGFSYARSILFTALRQQPDREITLYWGGRESQHLYDLEELNQLAEKHANFTVVPVVEESDAAWRGRQGTVLSAVIADFPDLSPYDIYIAGRFEMAKLAREKFCEECQAQREQMFSDAFAFV; translated from the coding sequence ATGACAACGCTAAGCTGTGACATCCTCTCTGTTGACGCGATCAGTGACACTGTTTTTCGTGTCCGCATGAAGCCTGAGTCTGGCGTCAGTTTCACTGCCGGACAATATCTGATGGTGGTAATGGATGAAAAAGACAAACGCCCCTTTTCTATTGCTTCGACGCCCTTTGATGATCAGCTTATTGAGCTGCATATTGGTGCATCAGATGTCAATGTCTATGCACTGGCGGTGATGGAGCGTATTCAGCGTGATAACAGAATTACGGTTGATCTGCCCCATGGTAAGGCTGGTCTGCGTGATGACAGTCAACGACCAATAATCCTGATTGCCGGAGGAACGGGCTTCTCTTACGCACGCTCAATTTTATTTACCGCTTTGCGACAACAGCCGGACCGGGAGATTACCCTGTATTGGGGGGGGCGTGAGTCACAACATCTTTATGATCTGGAAGAACTGAATCAACTGGCAGAAAAACATGCCAATTTCACCGTAGTACCGGTGGTTGAGGAATCTGATGCAGCATGGCGTGGACGACAGGGCACGGTATTAAGCGCTGTCATCGCCGATTTCCCTGACCTTAGCCCCTATGATATCTATATTGCCGGACGTTTCGAGATGGCTAAACTTGCACGTGAAAAATTCTGTGAAGAATGTCAGGCACAGCGTGAACAGATGTTCAGCGATGCATTTGCTTTTGTCTGA
- the tatC gene encoding Sec-independent protein translocase protein TatC (ID:JIFNMEKO_02825;~source:Prodigal:2.6): MDVDDTQPLISHLIELRNRLLNCIIAVIAIFCCLAWFANDIYQLVSAPLMKQLPAGASMIATDVASPFFTPVKLTIIVSVFLAVPVILYQVWAFVAPALYRHERKLIMPLLFSSTLLFYAGMAFAYFIVFPLAFGFFAKTAPQGVLIATDINNYLDFVMALFMAFGVSFEVPIAIVLLCWSGVTTPDDLRKKRPYVLVGAFVVGMLLTPPDVFSQTLLAIPMYCLFEIGVFFSRFYVGARGRRKTEESSQEQSEQ; encoded by the coding sequence ATGGATGTCGACGATACCCAGCCCCTTATCAGTCATCTGATTGAACTGCGTAATCGGTTATTGAATTGTATTATTGCGGTTATTGCGATCTTTTGTTGCCTTGCATGGTTTGCTAACGATATCTATCAATTGGTTTCTGCACCACTGATGAAACAGTTACCGGCGGGTGCCAGCATGATCGCCACCGATGTTGCATCGCCTTTTTTTACCCCGGTAAAACTGACAATTATTGTCTCAGTTTTCCTTGCAGTTCCCGTGATTCTTTATCAGGTTTGGGCCTTTGTCGCCCCCGCGTTGTACAGACATGAACGTAAACTGATCATGCCACTATTATTTTCCAGCACATTGCTATTCTATGCTGGCATGGCATTTGCCTATTTTATTGTCTTCCCACTCGCCTTCGGTTTTTTCGCTAAAACAGCCCCTCAGGGGGTATTGATCGCAACCGATATCAATAATTATCTTGATTTCGTCATGGCTTTGTTCATGGCTTTTGGCGTCTCTTTTGAAGTACCTATTGCAATAGTTCTGCTCTGCTGGAGTGGTGTGACCACGCCCGATGATTTACGTAAAAAGAGACCTTATGTGCTGGTTGGGGCTTTTGTGGTAGGTATGCTGCTCACCCCGCCTGATGTTTTCTCTCAAACGCTGCTGGCGATCCCCATGTACTGTTTGTTTGAAATCGGTGTATTCTTCTCGCGCTTTTATGTCGGTGCGCGGGGAAGAAGAAAGACAGAAGAATCATCGCAAGAACAATCAGAGCAGTGA
- the pepQ gene encoding Xaa-Pro dipeptidase (ID:JIFNMEKO_02821;~source:Prodigal:2.6), with product MGSLTALYQTHLDTLQGRASEILARCALDAMLIHSGELLTVFFDDHHYPFKVNPHFKAWVPLVSVANCWLWIDGVNKPKLWFYSPVDYWHKVEPLPNSFWTDEVEIIPFPDVHDIQRLLPASRDNLAYIGPSVSFAGELGLSAVNINPAIMRDYLNYHRGYKTEYELHCMREAQKIAVKGHNAAKSAFFSGMSEFDINSVYLSATQQRDDTVPYSNIIALNEHAAILHYTQLDKQVPEAMRSFLIDAGAEYHGYAADLTRSYAQADNSDYASLITDLNSHTLALIATMRIGLPYGDLHQQMHQRLAKLLIQHRIIEGISEEAIVEQGLTGPFMPHGLGHLLGLQVHDVAGLMQSDRGDSLPPPTQYPWLRCTRTLAPGMVVTIEPGIYFIESLLSPWREGPFTRYFNWSRIEAMKPYGGIRIEDNIVIHAEGVENMTRDLSLS from the coding sequence ATGGGGTCGTTAACTGCGTTGTATCAAACGCACTTAGATACGTTACAAGGGCGCGCCAGCGAAATTCTGGCGCGTTGTGCACTCGACGCCATGCTGATCCATTCTGGCGAATTGTTGACAGTCTTTTTCGATGACCACCATTATCCCTTCAAAGTTAATCCTCATTTTAAAGCATGGGTGCCACTCGTCAGTGTCGCCAATTGCTGGCTGTGGATAGACGGAGTTAATAAGCCAAAACTGTGGTTTTATTCCCCGGTCGATTATTGGCATAAAGTCGAACCCTTACCGAACAGTTTTTGGACAGATGAAGTTGAGATCATCCCTTTCCCGGATGTTCATGATATTCAACGACTGTTACCTGCCAGCAGGGACAATCTTGCGTACATTGGTCCCAGTGTGTCGTTTGCCGGTGAGTTGGGCCTGTCAGCTGTTAATATTAATCCGGCAATCATGCGGGATTATCTCAATTATCATCGTGGATATAAAACCGAATATGAACTGCACTGCATGCGTGAAGCGCAGAAAATTGCGGTAAAAGGCCATAATGCGGCAAAAAGCGCTTTTTTCTCAGGCATGAGTGAATTCGATATTAACAGTGTATACCTTAGCGCTACGCAGCAGCGTGATGACACTGTACCTTACAGTAATATTATTGCACTGAATGAGCATGCGGCAATTTTACACTATACGCAGCTTGATAAGCAGGTTCCGGAGGCTATGCGCAGTTTCCTGATTGACGCCGGTGCCGAGTATCACGGATATGCCGCCGATCTTACCCGCAGCTATGCACAAGCAGACAACAGTGATTATGCCTCGTTGATAACTGACCTGAACAGCCATACGCTTGCATTGATTGCAACAATGCGAATCGGCCTACCCTACGGCGACTTACATCAACAAATGCACCAACGTCTGGCAAAGCTACTGATTCAGCACCGTATAATTGAAGGTATTAGCGAAGAGGCGATCGTTGAACAGGGTCTGACCGGTCCTTTCATGCCTCATGGTCTGGGGCATTTACTCGGGTTACAGGTGCACGATGTCGCGGGACTGATGCAGAGTGATCGTGGTGACTCTCTTCCCCCCCCGACACAATATCCCTGGTTACGTTGTACCCGAACGCTGGCGCCTGGTATGGTCGTCACGATCGAACCTGGCATCTATTTTATAGAGTCGCTGCTCAGTCCCTGGCGTGAAGGGCCATTTACACGCTATTTTAACTGGTCACGAATTGAGGCGATGAAACCCTACGGCGGTATTCGGATTGAAGATAACATCGTCATTCATGCGGAAGGCGTGGAGAATATGACAAGGGATTTGAGCCTGAGTTAA
- the ubiB gene encoding putative protein kinase UbiB (ID:JIFNMEKO_02828;~source:Prodigal:2.6): protein MSPGELRRLYLIISVFLTYGLDELMPRTRLTLPVRLWRKCLFWLPNRHQHRPLGERIRLALEQLGPVWIKFGQMMSTRRDLFPPDIADQLAMLQDRVAPFDGIKAQQQIERSLGKPIAECFDNFSVTPLASASIAQVHTAILRETGKEVVIKVIRPDILPVIKADMKLIRRMARWVPRLLPDGRRLRPEEVVADYEKTLLDELNLLREAANAIQLRRNFDRSEMLYVPEIYSDYCSQSMLVMERIYGIPISDVTTLEKEGVNLKLLAERGVQVFFTQVFRDSFFHADMHPGNIFVSHLHPENPQYIAIDFGIVGSLNKNDKRYLAENFIAFFNRDYRRVAELHVDSGWVPPDTNVEDFEFAIRTVCEPIFEKPLAEISFGHVLLNLFNTARRFNMEVQPQLVLLQKTLLYVEGVGRQLYPQLDLWKTAKPFLENWIKGQIGVPALMKALKEKAPQWAEKLPELPELFYDSLRQQKHLQYSMDNLLTTLKKERARHHQSRYLLGIGATCVLSGIVVLVMQPQQSGLAALLLAAGAVSWLTGWRRAG from the coding sequence ATGAGCCCTGGGGAGTTACGGCGACTTTATCTGATTATCAGTGTTTTCCTGACCTATGGTCTGGATGAGTTGATGCCCAGGACGCGACTGACATTGCCAGTTCGCTTATGGCGTAAATGTCTGTTCTGGTTACCTAACCGGCACCAACATCGCCCACTGGGAGAACGCATTCGTTTGGCTCTGGAACAATTGGGGCCGGTATGGATTAAATTTGGTCAAATGATGTCAACCCGGCGGGATTTGTTCCCGCCCGATATCGCCGATCAATTGGCGATGCTACAAGACAGGGTAGCACCATTTGATGGTATCAAAGCACAACAACAGATTGAGCGTTCGCTGGGTAAGCCTATCGCAGAGTGTTTTGACAATTTTAGCGTGACGCCACTGGCTTCAGCATCCATTGCTCAGGTTCATACTGCAATATTGCGTGAAACAGGCAAGGAGGTGGTGATCAAGGTTATTCGCCCCGATATTCTTCCGGTCATTAAAGCTGACATGAAACTGATTCGGCGTATGGCGCGCTGGGTTCCACGACTGTTGCCTGATGGCCGTCGTTTACGTCCGGAAGAGGTAGTGGCTGACTACGAAAAAACCCTGCTTGATGAACTTAACTTGTTACGTGAAGCGGCGAATGCTATCCAGCTACGGCGTAATTTTGATCGAAGTGAGATGCTCTATGTGCCGGAAATTTATTCTGATTATTGCAGTCAGTCGATGCTGGTTATGGAGCGCATTTACGGCATCCCCATTTCTGATGTGACAACACTGGAAAAAGAGGGAGTAAATCTCAAGTTGCTGGCAGAACGTGGCGTACAGGTATTCTTTACCCAGGTATTTCGTGACAGTTTCTTCCATGCTGATATGCACCCTGGTAATATTTTTGTCAGTCATTTGCACCCTGAAAATCCGCAATATATCGCTATTGATTTTGGCATCGTGGGATCACTGAATAAAAATGACAAGCGTTATCTCGCGGAAAACTTTATCGCTTTCTTTAACCGTGATTACCGCCGCGTAGCGGAGTTGCATGTTGATTCAGGATGGGTGCCTCCTGATACTAATGTGGAAGATTTTGAGTTTGCGATTCGCACTGTCTGTGAACCGATATTTGAAAAGCCGCTTGCAGAGATTTCATTTGGTCATGTGTTGCTGAATCTGTTCAATACTGCGCGGCGATTTAATATGGAAGTCCAGCCACAGCTAGTCTTACTACAGAAAACACTTCTGTATGTGGAGGGGGTTGGACGTCAGCTCTATCCGCAACTTGATTTGTGGAAAACAGCCAAGCCGTTTCTTGAAAACTGGATCAAAGGCCAGATTGGCGTACCTGCACTGATGAAAGCGTTAAAAGAGAAAGCGCCTCAGTGGGCAGAGAAACTGCCGGAACTTCCTGAATTGTTTTATGATAGTCTGCGGCAGCAGAAGCATCTGCAATACAGTATGGACAACCTACTCACTACTCTGAAAAAGGAACGTGCAAGGCATCATCAGTCACGTTATTTATTAGGAATTGGTGCAACCTGTGTGCTTTCTGGCATTGTGGTACTGGTGATGCAGCCACAACAATCAGGCTTAGCGGCGCTGCTGCTGGCGGCAGGGGCAGTGAGCTGGCTGACTGGCTGGCGTCGGGCAGGATAA
- the trkH gene encoding Trk system potassium uptake protein TrkH (ID:JIFNMEKO_02819;~source:Prodigal:2.6), which yields MQFRAITRIVGLLVILFSGTMIIPGLVALIYRDGAGLAFTQTFFLALLIGSLLWWPNRQQKKELKPREGFLIVVLFWTVLGSVGAMPFIFAEHPNLSLTDAFFESFSGLTTTGATTLTGLDSLPKAILFYRQMLQWLGGMGIIVLAVAILPILGVGGMQLYRAEMPGPLKDNKMRPRIAETAKTLWLIYVLLTVACALSLWFAGMSFFDAISHSFSTIAIGGFSTHDASIGYFNSPTINTIIAVFLLISGCNYGLHFAMISGRSLRVYWRDPEFRIFIGVQLTLVAICTLVLWLHNTYTTPLQTLNQAFFQVVSMATTAGFTTDSIARWPLFLPVLLLCSAFIGGCAGSTGGGLKVIRILLLFKQGSRELKRLVHPNAVYTIKLGQRALPERILEAVWGFFSAYALVFLLSMLAIIATGVDDFSAFAAVAATLNNLGPGLGLVADNFTVMNDTAKWILILTMLFGRLEVFTLLVLFTPTFWRE from the coding sequence ATGCAATTTCGCGCCATTACCCGCATCGTTGGTCTACTGGTCATTCTCTTTTCCGGCACCATGATCATACCTGGTTTGGTAGCGTTAATTTATCGTGATGGAGCAGGGCTGGCGTTCACACAGACCTTTTTCTTAGCTCTGCTAATAGGATCTCTGTTGTGGTGGCCAAATCGTCAGCAAAAGAAAGAGCTTAAGCCCAGGGAAGGCTTTTTAATCGTCGTGCTGTTCTGGACTGTTCTGGGGAGTGTCGGAGCGATGCCCTTTATTTTCGCCGAACACCCAAACTTATCACTGACAGATGCTTTTTTTGAATCATTCTCCGGGCTGACTACCACTGGCGCAACGACTCTGACAGGACTCGATAGCCTGCCAAAAGCTATTTTATTTTATCGTCAGATGCTGCAATGGCTTGGAGGAATGGGGATCATTGTACTGGCAGTGGCGATTTTGCCAATACTGGGCGTCGGAGGAATGCAGCTCTACCGGGCTGAGATGCCGGGTCCCCTTAAAGACAATAAAATGCGGCCACGTATCGCAGAAACGGCAAAAACTCTCTGGCTTATCTATGTATTACTCACCGTAGCATGTGCGTTGTCGCTCTGGTTTGCCGGGATGTCGTTTTTTGATGCAATCAGTCACAGTTTTTCAACCATCGCGATTGGTGGTTTCTCAACACATGATGCCAGTATTGGCTATTTCAATAGCCCGACGATCAATACGATTATTGCAGTGTTTCTGCTGATCTCTGGTTGTAATTATGGTTTGCATTTCGCCATGATCAGTGGGCGCTCATTACGTGTTTATTGGCGTGATCCCGAATTCCGCATATTTATTGGTGTGCAACTGACACTGGTTGCGATTTGTACTCTGGTACTGTGGCTACATAATACCTATACCACCCCCTTGCAGACGCTGAATCAGGCGTTTTTCCAGGTGGTATCTATGGCGACTACAGCAGGCTTCACTACTGATAGCATTGCACGATGGCCCTTATTTCTGCCTGTGCTGCTGTTGTGTTCAGCATTTATCGGTGGCTGTGCCGGATCGACAGGTGGTGGACTGAAAGTCATCAGAATTTTATTGCTGTTTAAACAAGGTTCGCGAGAACTGAAGCGGTTGGTGCATCCAAATGCGGTTTACACCATTAAGCTGGGACAACGAGCGTTACCTGAAAGGATACTGGAAGCCGTCTGGGGATTTTTTTCGGCTTATGCGCTGGTCTTTTTGCTGAGTATGCTGGCAATTATTGCCACGGGGGTTGATGATTTCTCTGCCTTCGCAGCGGTTGCTGCCACACTCAATAACTTAGGTCCAGGATTAGGCTTAGTAGCAGATAACTTTACAGTGATGAATGACACAGCCAAGTGGATATTGATTCTGACAATGCTTTTTGGTCGACTTGAGGTCTTTACGCTGTTAGTGCTGTTCACTCCAACATTCTGGCGAGAATAA
- the tatA_2 gene encoding Sec-independent protein translocase protein TatA (ID:JIFNMEKO_02827;~source:Prodigal:2.6), which yields MGGISIWQLIIIAVIVVLLFGTNKLRTLGADLGASIKGFKKAMGDEDNKEKKADDDADFNSKLTDQQQSEVKKEDTHKDKA from the coding sequence ATGGGTGGTATTAGTATCTGGCAACTGATAATTATTGCTGTCATCGTGGTATTGCTTTTTGGTACCAACAAGTTGCGTACTTTAGGTGCGGATCTTGGCGCTTCCATCAAAGGTTTCAAAAAAGCGATGGGAGACGAAGATAATAAAGAGAAAAAGGCTGATGACGATGCTGATTTCAATAGCAAACTGACCGATCAGCAGCAGAGTGAAGTAAAAAAAGAAGACACCCACAAAGATAAGGCATAA
- the yigZ gene encoding IMPACT family member YigZ (ID:JIFNMEKO_02820;~source:Prodigal:2.6), whose amino-acid sequence MDAYDIPAQARYSVTEEIKKSRFITIVAHTHDISEAKAFVQQVKNEHPVARHHCWAWIAGAPDDSQAYGFSDDGEPSGTAGKPMLAQLLGSQVGEISVVVVRYFGGVLLGTGGLVKAYGGGVQQALRTLPRQKKIPMRNFTLHCSYGQHAEVERLMSHFQGVVHESEFAQQVSLHLALPYAQVAEFTQRLADFSRGTLSLVPDNPEKSVQ is encoded by the coding sequence ATGGACGCTTACGATATACCTGCCCAGGCACGCTATAGCGTGACAGAAGAGATTAAGAAGAGTCGTTTCATCACGATAGTTGCGCATACGCATGATATCAGTGAAGCGAAAGCCTTTGTTCAGCAGGTAAAAAATGAGCACCCTGTAGCAAGGCATCACTGCTGGGCATGGATAGCCGGGGCACCTGATGATTCACAAGCTTACGGTTTTTCAGATGATGGTGAACCGTCAGGGACTGCAGGAAAACCTATGCTGGCGCAACTGCTTGGGAGTCAGGTTGGTGAAATTAGTGTGGTAGTTGTACGTTATTTTGGTGGTGTATTGTTAGGAACCGGCGGGTTAGTCAAAGCCTATGGCGGCGGCGTGCAGCAAGCATTGCGTACTTTGCCCCGCCAGAAAAAAATCCCGATGCGTAATTTCACGCTGCACTGTAGTTATGGGCAACATGCTGAGGTAGAACGTTTGATGAGCCATTTTCAGGGAGTGGTGCATGAAAGTGAATTTGCGCAGCAAGTTTCGCTCCATCTGGCATTACCCTACGCTCAGGTAGCAGAGTTTACCCAACGATTGGCTGACTTTAGCCGGGGCACGTTGTCACTTGTGCCAGATAACCCCGAAAAATCCGTACAGTAA